ATTTGTATAGTTACCTCTACAAGAGCAGAATATGGCCTTTTAAAACCATTAATGGTTAGTTTAAGTAAAATGAAGAAAATAGAAGTGAACATTGTAGTAACAGGTACACATCTTTCTCATGAATTTGGATATACAATTTCAGAGATTGAGAGTGATGGTATTCCTATTGATGAAAAAATTGAAATTATTATGGGTAGTGATACACCTGTATCAGTTTCTAAATCAATGGGACTTGCATTAATAAGCTTTGGGGAGTATTTTAATCGCAAAAAACCAGATCTTCTCATTGTATTGGGGGATAGGTATGAAATTTTAGCTGTTTGTAGTGCTGCTGTTAATTTTAATATTCCGATTGCACATTTACATGGCGGTGAAATTACCGAGGGTGCAATCGATGAAGTAATTAGACATTCAATATCCAAAATGAGTTATCTGCATTTCACTAGCTCGGATGTGTACCGTAAAAGGGTAATTCAACTCGGAGAAGACCCTAGTAGGGTTTTTAATGTTGGCGCACTGGGTGTTGAAAATATTTTAAAAACACCACTTTTAAATAAGTACGAACTGGAACAAAGTATTAATTTCTTGCTTGATAAGCCATATGCTCTAGTCACTTTTCACCCAGTTACTAAAGAAAATAATACAGCATTTGAGCAAACTGAACAGTTATTAAATGCCATTGATTCCTTTAAAGATATTAAGTTTATTTTTACAAAAGCCAATGCAGATGCTGATGGAAGAGTCATTAATAAGCTTATAGACAATTATGTTGAAAAAAATCGGGAAAATAGTATAGCATTTACGTCTTTGGGTCAAATCAGATATTTAAGCGCCATGAAATACAGTGCATTCGTAATGGGTAATTCATCAAGTGGTATTATTGAAACACCTACTTTTAAAATACCTTGCATAAATATTGGAGATAGACAAAAAGGACGTATTCAAGCAACAAATATTATAAACTGTCCTCCTAAAAAGGCGGATATAATCCTAGCAATAAAACATGCACTATCACCAAACTTTCGCTTGAGTTTATCAAATCTGAATTCACCCTTTGGAAATGGTGATACCTCAGAACACATTTTAAGAATAATTCTTCAATTTTTGCAATGCAAAAACCAAAATTTTAAAAAGAAATTTTATGATATAAGTTTTGAGGGATGAATTTTGAATGGAAAAAGAAATATTGCCATAATTCCTGCACGTTCTGGCTCGAAAGGGCTTAAAGATAAAAATATTCTTGAACTAAAAGGTAAGCCTCTAATCGCATATACCATTGAAGCTGCCATTAATAGTGGTTGTTTTGATATGGTAATGGTTTCTACAGATAGCGAGAAATATGCTGAAATTTCCCGTAAGTATGGTGCAGAGGTACCGTTTTTACGTTCA
Above is a genomic segment from Neobacillus endophyticus containing:
- the neuC gene encoding UDP-N-acetylglucosamine 2-epimerase, with product MKKICIVTSTRAEYGLLKPLMVSLSKMKKIEVNIVVTGTHLSHEFGYTISEIESDGIPIDEKIEIIMGSDTPVSVSKSMGLALISFGEYFNRKKPDLLIVLGDRYEILAVCSAAVNFNIPIAHLHGGEITEGAIDEVIRHSISKMSYLHFTSSDVYRKRVIQLGEDPSRVFNVGALGVENILKTPLLNKYELEQSINFLLDKPYALVTFHPVTKENNTAFEQTEQLLNAIDSFKDIKFIFTKANADADGRVINKLIDNYVEKNRENSIAFTSLGQIRYLSAMKYSAFVMGNSSSGIIETPTFKIPCINIGDRQKGRIQATNIINCPPKKADIILAIKHALSPNFRLSLSNLNSPFGNGDTSEHILRIILQFLQCKNQNFKKKFYDISFEG